The DNA region CCGGGATCCCCCCGGCCGAGCGCTCCCGGGACCAGCGGATGATGCACCTGATTCACCACCCCCACCGCACCCCGGACAACCTGATGGCCGAGTACCCCGCGCACCTGCACATCGACCTGCTGCCGCGCGCGCAGGGCGGCGGGAACGGCCGGCGGATGATGGACGCGCTGTTCGGTGCGCTGCGGCAGGCCGGCGTGTCCGGCGTACACCTGGGCGTCGGGGCGCGCAACGAGCGGGCGCAGGCCTTCTACCGCCGCCTGGGCTTCACGGACCTCAGCCGGGGCGACTGGGGCGCCACGATGGGCCTGCGCTTCACCGGCGGGGCGGGGGAGCCCGGAACCTCCGCGTGACGTGCCCCACGATCACGGCCCACTCCTTCCCGGTGGGCTGGTGGGCCATGTCCGGCAGGCTGAGCAGTCCCCCACCCGCCGCCTGGGCGTAGCTGCGCCCCTCGACCGGCGGGCAGAAGGTGTCGCGCTCGCCCACCACCAGCAGGGCCGGCAGCCGCTGCGTTCCCGCGTGCGTCAGGGGGGAGCCCTCGTGCCACTGCTCGGGCGTGAACACCGCGTCGTAGTACCGCCGCAGGGCGCCCAGGGTGGTGGCCGCGTACACCCGCCGGAAGTCTGTCGGCGGGCTCACCGTGACCACCGCGGACGCTCTGGTGTCCTGCGTGGAGGTCGTGAGCAGCGCCAGCATGCCGCCCATGCTGAACCCCAGCAGGACCGTGTGCGTCACGCCCGGCTGCCC from Deinococcus ficus includes:
- a CDS encoding GNAT family N-acetyltransferase, which gives rise to MFTIRPATPADLGDFYRICLETGDSGLDATGLYADPQLLGHVYAAPYLLHAPDFAFVLQDEAGAAGYVIGVPDSQAFEATLEREWWPALRDRYPDPAGIPPAERSRDQRMMHLIHHPHRTPDNLMAEYPAHLHIDLLPRAQGGGNGRRMMDALFGALRQAGVSGVHLGVGARNERAQAFYRRLGFTDLSRGDWGATMGLRFTGGAGEPGTSA
- a CDS encoding alpha/beta hydrolase family protein; amino-acid sequence: MTIPGLELPDLPDAARVSVDAGDVMLGGYTWWQPGIAPAVLLMHGWGQDASSMATPARLLHARGWHAVSLSSRGWLGSGGCDDYGRSGPRDTARALDWLAGQPGVTHTVLLGFSMGGMLALLTTSTQDTRASAVVTVSPPTDFRRVYAATTLGALRRYYDAVFTPEQWHEGSPLTHAGTQRLPALLVVGERDTFCPPVEGRSYAQAAGGGLLSLPDMAHQPTGKEWAVIVGHVTRRFRAPPPRR